One genomic window of Nicotiana sylvestris chromosome 10, ASM39365v2, whole genome shotgun sequence includes the following:
- the LOC104241485 gene encoding polygalacturonase-1 non-catalytic subunit beta-like yields the protein MHTKPLSFCILLVLLFNVVVAGNGDNSGESGNPFTPKGYLIRYWKKQVSNDLPKPWFLLNKASPLNAAQYATYTKLVADQNALSTQLHSFCSSANLLCAPDLSPSLEKHSNDVNFASYNDKNFTNYGTTRAGGFDAFKNYSDGENIPVDSFRRYSRDSGGHDDKFSNYAPDGNVIDQAFNTYGTNAAGGTGKFTNYGPNVNVPNIRFTSYSDAATGRNQDFTTYSQNANAGDQAFTNYGKNGNGADSKFTSYGTDTNVIGSTFTNYGQTANGGNQNFTSYGTNGNVPENNFKNYGAGGNGPTETFTNYRDQSNVGDDSFQNYIKDTNAGEANFVNYGQSFNEGTDKFTGYGKGANDPKVNFKTYGVNNTFKDYVKDSATFSNYHNKSSQVLASLTEVNGGKMVNNRWVEPGKFFREKMLKSGTVMPMPDIKDKMPKRSFLPRVIAAKLPFSTSKIGELKKIFHAADDSPVAKMIGDALTECERAPSAGETKRCINSAEDMIDFATSVLGRNVVVRTTENTKGSKENIMIGSVKGINGGKVTKSVSCHQSLFPYLLYYCHSVPKVRVYEADILDPNSKAKINHGVAICHVDTSSWGPTHGAFVALGSGPGKIEVCHWIFENDMTWAIAD from the exons ATGCACACCAAACCTCTTTCTTTCTGCATCTTACTTGTTCTCCTGTTCAAT GTTGTTGTAGCTGGAAATGGAGATAATTCTGGTGAATCTGGGAACCCATTTACACCGAAAGGTTATCTGATTAGGTACTGGAAGAAACAAGTCTCAAATGACTTGCCAAAGCCATGGTTTCTTCTCAACAAAGCGTCACCATTGAATGCTGCACAATATGCAACTTACACAAAGCTTGTAGCAGATCAGAATGCACTCTCCACACAGCTTCACTCCTTTTGCTCTTCAGCAAATCTGCTGTGCGCCCCAGATTTGTCACCTAGTCTTGAAAAACACAGCAACGATGTCAACTTTGCATCTTACAATGACAAGAACTTCACCAATTACGGCACTACCAGAGCTGGCGGATTTGACGCGTTCAAGAATTATTCTGACGGAGAAAACATCCCTGTAGATTCTTTCAGACGCTACAGTAGAGACTCCGGTGGCCATGATGATAAATTTTCCAATTATGCCCCTGATGGGAATGTAATTGACCAAGCTTTCAACACCTATGGCACAAATGCTGCTGGGGGTACTGGTAAATTTACAAACTATGGTCCAAATGTTAATGTCCCCAATATTAGGTTCACTTCCTATTCCGACGCAGCTACTGGTCGGAATCAAGATTTTACTACCTACTCACAAAATGCTAATGCTGGTGACCAAGCTTTCACTAACTATGGCAAAAATGGGAATGGGGCTGATAGTAAATTCACCAGCTATGGTACCGACACCAATGTTATAGGTTCAACATTTACAAATTATGGTCAGACAGCAAATGGTGGGAACCAAAATTTCACATCTTATGGTACCAATGGAAATGTTCCTGAAAATAATTTCAAGAACTATGGTGCTGGTGGTAATGGTCCAACTGAGACCTTTACTAACTACAGAGATCAATCAAATGTTGGTGATGACTCGTTTCAGAACTATATCAAGGATACAAATGCTGGTGAAGCAAATTTTGTCAACTATGGTCAATCTTTTAATGAAGGTACTGATAAATTCACTGGCTACGGTAAAGGTGCTAACGACCCAAAAGTTAATTTCAAAACTTATGGGGTTAATAACACTTTCAAAGATTATGTCAAAGATTCTGCCACATTTTCTAATTACCACAACAAATCATCCCAAGTTTTGGCTTCGTTGACTGAGGTCAACGGTGGCAAAATGGTGAATAACCGGTGGGTTGAGCCCGGAAAGTTTTTCCGGGAGAAGATGTTGAAGAGTGGTACAGTTATGCCTATGCCAGATATAAAGGATAAGATGCCTAAAAGGTCTTTTTTGCCCCGGGTGATTGCTGCCAAATTACCATTTTCTACCTCCAAGATTGGCGAGCTGAAGAAAATCTTTCACGCTGCCGATGACTCTCCGGTAGCAAAGATGATCGGCGATGCTTTGACGGAGTGTGAAAGAGCACCGAGCGCCGGCGAGACCAAACGGTGTATTAACTCAGCTGAAGATATGATTGATTTTGCAACTTCAGTTTTGGGCCGGAACGTCGTCGTTCGAACAACAGAGAATACAAAAGGGTCAAAGGAGAATATCATGATAGGATCAGTCAAAGGAATCAACGGTGGAAAAGTCACCAAATCAGTGTCTTGTCATCAGAGCTTGTTCCCTTACTTGCTCTATTACTGCCATTCGGTTCCTAAAGTTCGGGTCTACGAAGCGGATATCTTGGACCCGAATTCAAAGGCCAAAATCAACCATGGAGTTGCTATTTGCCATGTGGATACGTCTTCATGGGGACCCACTCACGGAGCATTTGTTGCACTCGGGTCGGGACCCGGGAAGATTGAGGTTTGTCACTGGATCTTTGAAAATGACATGACTTGGGCAATTGCTGATTGA